CTTCACTGGCGTCCACGTGCGGCAGCAGTTGCTGGTGGTTGATCGCGTCGAGTCCGCAGATGATCCGTAGATTTCGGACCACCCGATCAGCGTCCCGGTCTAACAGTTTCAGGTGTTCGACAAAGTTGTGAATGGCGGCTCGCTGTGTAATCGGCAGCTTTGCCAGTTCCGCAACATTCAGTTCAAGCTCCGCGGGCGCTAGTGGCTGACGATCAATCTCCTGCACGTCGCTCGGCTGCGAGTCGAGTGGCAGACTGTCGTCCAACACTTCGCTCCACAGCGACTGAATTTGCCGGAACCGATCGGCGACGCGATCCAGTTCCTTATTTAGCTTGGGTAATACTTGCTGCAAAGGAAGCTCGCGACAATCCACTGCGGCTTCATGCCAAATATCCAGATGATTGACAAGCGACCGACCGTTGATCCGCAACGCTTTCCATGCCGCGCGGTGATGACGCACCGCTGGCGTGTCGAGCATGGCTTGCTGTAAGTCAAAGTCCGCGATGGCATAAGCACTAGCGATCTCTGCTCGCAGCCCTGTGATGTCTACGTTTTCTGACTGCCCCAGTTTGTCGCGGCAGTCAGAAAACAGTTTTGCGATGTTGCTCCACATGGGAGCGGCCGTCATTTTCAGTTGATGCCCGGATGATCGGGGCCAGATCACGACATCCACAATCGAATAGATAACGATGCCAGCGACCGTTTCCAGCCAACGATACACACTAAAGGTGAACGTGTTGTCAAAAGTGGGATAATTGCTGCTCCAGAGGACGAGCGGCAAAAAACCGCCCACGTACCATGCGTACGTATAGCGACTGGTCTGAATTCCATACCCAATGGCCCCGAGGTAAACGGCCATCGCGACCATGAACTGCCAACGGTCATGCGCAAACATGGAAAGCATTGCGATTCCAATGACGATGCCAATGCAGGTGCCAACGAAACGCATCAGCCCTTTCTCGATGCTTGAACCGGACGTTTCAAGCGAACAAAAGATGATGGCGTAGGCACCGTACACGGTCAGCTGCCAATCAAACGCCAGCGTAAACCAGTAGCACAGCGTCAAGCTTAACGCCACCTTGAAGGCGTTTCGCAGTGACAGCGTATTGGGGGTTGGTTCGGCGTTCATTTGATGGGACTGGATGACTAACACTGTGCTTGACCGAACTACTTCCTGATTGCCACCGAGGCGGTCATTCCGGAAACAAGGTGCAAATCGTCGGGAATATCCTTCAGTTTGATGCGCACCGGGACTCGCTGGGCGAGACGAATCCATTCAAACGTGGGCGCGATGGTTGGCACCAAATTCGCTGGCCCTTCGGTTGCCGCAATTCGAGGTGGGTTGATGGCGAAGCCAATGCTCTCCACTTCCCCTTCGATTTTTTGATGCTTGTGCCCCATGATCGTGACCATGACTTTGTCGCCTGCGGCAATATTTTTGAGTTTTGTTTCTTGAAAGTAAGCGTCCACTCGGAAGGATGATGAATCAACAAAAAGCGCAAACGGGTGCCCCTGAGTAACGAGTGTGTCGTTCTGTAGATTCATATTGGTGATGTAGCCATCGGCCGGTGCGTAGATCGCTGTCCACTTAAGATTCAGCTCAGCGCGTTCTACAGCGACCAGAGCTTGCCGCACGTGCTGGTTCGCGTCTCCGGTTTCACCAAGCGCCGCAGACGCCTTGTCGCGATTTGCAACCGTCGTCTCGATCGCCGTTTGGGTTTCGATCAGACTGCTCTTGGCCGTGTCCAAACGCAAGTCCGCTTCGTCTCTCGCCGTTTTGGCCTTTTCAAGTGAGGCTTGGGCTTGCGTCAATCCCGCCTCCGCGCTCTTAAGTTGTGCAGCGACCGCGATCGCTGCTGCCTCTCTCGCTTCGGCGGTTGCCACTGCGCCCGCTCGGCTGTCACTCAATTGCCGTGCTCGAGCGGCCTCACGAATCGCCTCTTCGGATCTTGCTCGCACTTGCTCGATCACCGCACGAGCGTACGTCACTCCCGCTTCGGCTTCCTTGACCACCGAATCGGCCGAAACGATTCCCAGCTTGACTTCTTCAATCTTTTTCTGGGCGGTCTCAACAGCCGCTTTTCGCTGGCGAATCATTGCCTCAGCGGCACGAACATCGGCTTCCATCGCCGACGCGCCCTCGCGGGCCAATGCCAACGCAACTTTCGCCTGATCGACAGCCAGTTGGTATGGCTCAGGGTCAATCTGGAATAGCAAATCGCCTTTCTTGACCTGCTGGTTGTCCTGCACATTGACCGTCACCAGATGCCCGCTAACACGCGGCGAAAGCTGAACCATGCCAGCACGCACTTGTGCATCTCGCGTCCACGGATGCGCGACAAAGCGCGCGTAGAGAAGCCAAGCAGCGCATGCTGCGACAAGCAGAAGAATAAGGGTAGCCGCTAGTTTCGGTTTTTGCTTCGGTTTCGGTTTTCGTTCTTGCTTCGCTTCTTGCTCTTGCTTCGGTTTTTGCTCTTGCTTAGCCTCTTGCTCTTCCTTCGGTTTTTGTTTTTCCTGACTCACTTTGGTCTCTGCTATTAAAAAAGTGGAAGAGTTCGACGATTGTATTTACAGTTGCTTCCGACAAAGTATCGGGCCTTGGCTTTTTTAGCCAAG
This DNA window, taken from Fuerstiella marisgermanici, encodes the following:
- a CDS encoding HlyD family secretion protein, which gives rise to MVQLSPRVSGHLVTVNVQDNQQVKKGDLLFQIDPEPYQLAVDQAKVALALAREGASAMEADVRAAEAMIRQRKAAVETAQKKIEEVKLGIVSADSVVKEAEAGVTYARAVIEQVRARSEEAIREAARARQLSDSRAGAVATAEAREAAAIAVAAQLKSAEAGLTQAQASLEKAKTARDEADLRLDTAKSSLIETQTAIETTVANRDKASAALGETGDANQHVRQALVAVERAELNLKWTAIYAPADGYITNMNLQNDTLVTQGHPFALFVDSSSFRVDAYFQETKLKNIAAGDKVMVTIMGHKHQKIEGEVESIGFAINPPRIAATEGPANLVPTIAPTFEWIRLAQRVPVRIKLKDIPDDLHLVSGMTASVAIRK